A part of Caldicellulosiruptor owensensis OL genomic DNA contains:
- the hslU gene encoding ATP-dependent protease ATPase subunit HslU: MMELTPQEIVRELDKYIVGQERAKKCVAIALRNRYRRAKLPKELQDEITPKNILMVGPTGVGKTEIARRLAKLVNAPFVKVEATKFTEVGYVGRDVDSMVRDLVENAISLVKSEYMERMKERAKALVEDRILEILIPEPQSRKAGFKNPFEALFGATSQEMEQNYQTTDDYIRTQREILREKLRSGELEDKVVEVEVEDTVKPPFEMIMGTISDEMGISFQDIFGSLFPKKKKKKKMTIREAREVLEQEEYNKLIDMDEVIREAIQRAEQHGIIFIDEIDKIAGKGSSVGPDVSREGVQRDILPIVEGSTVMTKYGPVKTDHILFIAAGAFHVAKVSDLIPELQGRFPVVVELSPLTEEDFKKILTQPKNAIIKQYVELMKTEGVNITFTDDAIEAIAKVAVKINEQSENIGARRLHTVVEKIMEDISFEYANVEKPIDLVIDKDYVYSKVSDIIKDKDLSRFII; the protein is encoded by the coding sequence ATGATGGAATTAACTCCTCAAGAGATTGTAAGAGAGCTTGATAAGTATATAGTTGGACAGGAAAGGGCAAAAAAGTGTGTTGCCATTGCCCTTCGAAATAGGTACAGGCGCGCAAAGCTCCCAAAGGAGCTTCAGGATGAGATAACGCCAAAGAACATCTTGATGGTGGGACCAACAGGTGTTGGTAAGACCGAGATTGCAAGAAGACTTGCAAAACTTGTGAATGCTCCGTTTGTAAAAGTTGAAGCAACAAAGTTTACTGAGGTTGGATATGTTGGAAGAGATGTAGATTCAATGGTACGAGACCTTGTTGAAAATGCAATATCTTTAGTTAAGAGCGAGTACATGGAAAGAATGAAAGAAAGAGCAAAAGCTCTTGTTGAGGACAGAATTTTGGAGATATTAATTCCTGAACCTCAGTCAAGAAAAGCAGGGTTTAAAAATCCGTTCGAAGCGCTTTTTGGTGCAACCTCACAGGAGATGGAACAGAATTATCAGACAACAGATGACTATATCAGAACGCAAAGAGAGATTTTGCGCGAAAAACTTCGCTCTGGAGAGCTTGAGGACAAGGTGGTTGAGGTTGAGGTTGAAGATACTGTAAAACCTCCGTTTGAGATGATCATGGGCACAATTTCTGACGAGATGGGGATTTCTTTCCAGGATATTTTTGGGTCTCTATTTCCAAAGAAGAAAAAAAAGAAAAAGATGACAATAAGGGAAGCGCGTGAGGTTTTAGAGCAGGAGGAGTACAACAAGCTCATTGACATGGATGAGGTTATAAGAGAAGCTATTCAAAGAGCCGAGCAGCATGGTATCATCTTTATTGATGAGATAGACAAGATTGCAGGAAAAGGTTCAAGTGTTGGTCCTGATGTGTCAAGAGAAGGTGTGCAAAGAGACATTCTTCCCATTGTTGAGGGAAGCACTGTTATGACAAAATACGGTCCTGTAAAGACAGACCATATTCTGTTTATTGCAGCTGGAGCTTTTCATGTTGCAAAGGTTTCTGACCTGATACCAGAACTTCAGGGAAGGTTCCCGGTTGTTGTAGAGCTCAGTCCTTTGACAGAAGAGGATTTCAAAAAGATACTTACACAGCCAAAAAATGCGATTATAAAGCAGTATGTTGAACTTATGAAAACAGAGGGTGTAAACATTACCTTTACAGATGATGCAATAGAAGCTATTGCAAAAGTTGCTGTGAAAATAAATGAGCAGAGCGAGAATATCGGTGCGCGAAGACTTCACACTGTTGTTGAAAAGATAATGGAAGACATTTCATTTGAATATGCAAATGTTGAAAAACCAATAGACCTTGTAATTGACAAGGATTATGTATATTCAAAGGTTTCGGATATTATAAAGGACAAAGATTTGAGCAGATTTATAATATAA
- the hslV gene encoding ATP-dependent protease subunit HslV: MFHATTIVAVKKGESVAIAGDGQVTFSQNMIMKSTAKKVRKLYNGRVLVGFAGSVADAITLCEKFEEKLEQNSGNLQKSVVELAKEWRQDKVLRRLEALMVVADKDHLFVVSGSGEVVEPDDNIAAIGSGGPYALAAARALLQNTDLSAAEIAKKALEIAASICVYTNNNITVLEL; the protein is encoded by the coding sequence ATGTTTCATGCAACAACAATAGTGGCTGTGAAAAAAGGCGAAAGTGTTGCCATAGCTGGTGATGGTCAGGTCACATTTTCCCAGAATATGATAATGAAATCGACAGCCAAAAAGGTTAGAAAACTTTACAATGGCAGGGTTTTGGTTGGTTTTGCAGGTTCTGTTGCAGATGCAATAACCCTGTGTGAAAAGTTTGAAGAAAAGCTTGAACAAAATAGTGGTAATTTACAAAAGAGTGTTGTTGAGCTTGCAAAGGAGTGGCGACAGGACAAAGTCCTAAGACGCTTAGAAGCACTAATGGTTGTGGCAGACAAAGATCACCTTTTTGTGGTATCAGGAAGTGGCGAGGTTGTCGAGCCGGATGACAACATTGCTGCGATTGGTTCTGGCGGGCCGTATGCCTTGGCAGCTGCAAGGGCGCTTTTGCAGAACACAGACCTTTCTGCCGCTGAGATTGCCAAAAAGGCTTTGGAGATTGCGGCGTCCATTTGTGTGTACACAAACAACAACATTACAGTTTTGGAATTGTAG
- the trmFO gene encoding methylenetetrahydrofolate--tRNA-(uracil(54)-C(5))-methyltransferase (FADH(2)-oxidizing) TrmFO, with protein MEVIVIGAGLAGVEAANAITKFGLKVKLFEMKPKKFSPAHKMETFAELVCSNSLKSKLLTNASGLLKEEMKVFGSLVIEAARATSVEAGQALAVDRYKFSEYITQKIKQNELIEVIHEEVTEVPKDKIVVICTGPLTTEGLLSDISKLCESKNLYFFDAAAPIVLKDSIDFSKAFFASRYNKGSNDYINCPMTKEEYERFYWELVNAEVIEVKDFEKDLLFEGCMPIEEMARRGIDTMRFGPLKPVGIIDPKTGKMPYAVVQLRKDTQDGKLYNMVGFQTRLKWGEQKRVFRLIPGLENAEFVRYGVMHKNSYINSPEVLTKYLFLKKYPNIFFAGQITGVEGYLESASTGIIAGINAARQVLGKEPVSLPPNTCIGALIEYITTPKKDFQPMNANYGIISIDDEIAKIKDKEKRKLLIAQKSLDICKEVANKIFE; from the coding sequence ATGGAAGTTATAGTTATTGGAGCTGGACTTGCAGGAGTTGAAGCTGCAAATGCAATAACAAAATTTGGATTAAAAGTAAAGCTCTTTGAGATGAAACCTAAAAAGTTTTCGCCGGCGCATAAGATGGAGACATTTGCAGAGCTTGTTTGCAGCAATTCTTTAAAGTCTAAGCTTTTAACAAATGCTTCTGGGCTTTTAAAAGAGGAAATGAAAGTGTTTGGTTCGCTTGTGATTGAAGCTGCCCGGGCAACATCAGTTGAAGCAGGGCAGGCTTTGGCAGTTGACAGGTATAAGTTTTCGGAGTATATAACCCAGAAGATAAAGCAAAATGAACTTATTGAAGTTATTCATGAGGAAGTAACAGAAGTTCCAAAAGACAAGATAGTAGTGATATGCACTGGACCACTTACAACAGAAGGACTTCTTTCTGATATTTCCAAGCTTTGTGAAAGCAAAAACCTTTATTTTTTTGACGCTGCAGCGCCAATTGTGCTCAAAGACTCTATAGACTTTTCAAAAGCGTTTTTTGCCTCGCGCTACAACAAAGGTTCAAATGACTATATAAACTGCCCAATGACAAAAGAAGAATATGAAAGATTTTACTGGGAACTTGTAAATGCCGAAGTTATTGAAGTAAAAGACTTTGAGAAAGACCTGCTGTTTGAAGGTTGCATGCCCATTGAAGAGATGGCAAGACGTGGTATTGACACAATGAGGTTTGGTCCACTAAAACCAGTAGGAATTATTGATCCTAAGACTGGCAAGATGCCGTACGCTGTTGTACAGCTTAGAAAAGACACGCAGGATGGAAAGCTTTATAACATGGTAGGGTTTCAGACAAGACTCAAATGGGGTGAACAAAAAAGGGTTTTCAGGCTCATTCCCGGCCTTGAGAATGCTGAGTTTGTAAGATATGGTGTGATGCACAAAAATTCTTATATTAACTCACCCGAAGTGCTAACCAAGTACCTTTTTCTTAAAAAATATCCAAACATATTCTTCGCTGGGCAAATTACAGGTGTTGAAGGGTATTTGGAGTCTGCATCAACTGGTATCATTGCAGGGATTAATGCAGCAAGGCAGGTTTTAGGAAAAGAGCCTGTGAGTTTACCACCAAACACTTGTATTGGTGCTTTGATAGAGTATATAACAACACCCAAAAAAGATTTTCAGCCTATGAACGCAAACTATGGTATAATATCAATTGATGATGAAATAGCAAAGATAAAAGACAAGGAAAAGAGAAAACTTTTGATTGCACAAAAATCATTGGACATTTGCAAAGAAGTAGCCAACAAAATTTTTGAATAA
- the topA gene encoding type I DNA topoisomerase has translation MKKLVIVESPAKAKTIAKYLGKEFKVEASMGHVRDLPKSDLGVDIENGFVPKYINIRGKADVINRLKKSAESAEKVYLATDPDREGEAISWHLATILGLDVNDNVRITFNEITKKAVQESLKNARPIDQNLVNAQQARRVLDRLVGYKLSPFLWEKVKGGLSAGRVQSVATRLVVEREEEIENFKPEEYWTLEAVFKKDNQEFKAKFYGDKKGKIELKNQGQVQEIEEKIKNKEFKVVKIKVSEKKKNPPPPFITSTLQQEASRKLRFTPAKTMAIAQMLYEGVEIKGEGSIGLITYMRTDSTRISEEAQQAARNLIMQKFGREYLPEKPRVYKTKKDAQDAHEAIRPTYLEMDPESIKDSLTPDQYKLYKLIYDRFLASQMESSIYDVLSAELEVEGYVFRLTGSKLKFAGFMEVYVEGKDTEDEEEESQLPEISEGEVLKPIKLESKQHFTQPPSRYTEATLIKALEEKGIGRPSTYAPTIQTILERGYVVKEDRFLKPTELGKLVTNILKEYFKDIIDIEFTAELESNLDKIEEGKLEWTDVVRKYYQPLEKELEIARNTMNKVKVEDEETDIVCENCGRKMVIKKGRYGKFLACPGYPECKNTKPYYHCLEVLCPKCRKRIIERKSKKGKKYYTCEEYPACDLILWEKPVKNCPKCGSLMYEKGRKGNKKLVCSNENCLHEEKIGEKGE, from the coding sequence TTGAAAAAACTTGTCATTGTTGAGTCACCTGCAAAAGCTAAAACAATTGCAAAGTATCTTGGCAAAGAATTTAAGGTTGAGGCTTCAATGGGACATGTCAGAGACCTTCCAAAGAGTGATTTGGGGGTTGACATAGAGAATGGTTTTGTACCTAAGTATATCAATATTAGAGGTAAAGCAGATGTTATAAACAGACTAAAAAAGTCGGCAGAAAGTGCAGAAAAAGTTTATCTTGCAACAGACCCCGACAGGGAAGGTGAGGCAATTTCGTGGCATCTGGCAACTATTTTGGGACTTGATGTAAATGACAATGTCAGGATTACATTCAATGAGATAACCAAAAAAGCTGTGCAGGAATCTTTGAAAAATGCAAGACCAATTGACCAGAACCTTGTCAATGCCCAGCAGGCACGAAGAGTTTTAGACAGGCTTGTGGGGTACAAGCTCAGTCCGTTTTTGTGGGAAAAAGTCAAAGGTGGACTTTCTGCAGGAAGAGTGCAGTCTGTTGCGACAAGGCTTGTGGTTGAAAGGGAAGAGGAGATAGAAAATTTTAAGCCTGAAGAGTACTGGACGTTAGAAGCAGTATTTAAAAAAGACAATCAGGAGTTTAAAGCAAAGTTTTATGGAGATAAGAAGGGGAAGATTGAGCTTAAAAACCAAGGTCAGGTCCAAGAGATTGAAGAAAAGATAAAAAATAAGGAGTTCAAGGTTGTAAAGATAAAGGTATCGGAAAAAAAGAAAAATCCGCCACCACCTTTTATCACAAGTACACTTCAGCAGGAGGCATCAAGAAAATTAAGGTTTACTCCTGCAAAAACAATGGCAATTGCCCAGATGCTATATGAGGGTGTTGAAATAAAGGGAGAAGGAAGTATAGGTCTTATAACATATATGAGAACAGATTCTACAAGAATTTCTGAGGAGGCACAGCAGGCAGCAAGAAATCTTATTATGCAGAAGTTCGGTAGAGAATATCTTCCCGAAAAGCCGAGGGTTTACAAAACAAAAAAAGATGCACAGGATGCTCACGAGGCTATAAGACCCACCTACTTAGAGATGGACCCTGAGAGTATAAAAGATTCTCTGACACCTGATCAGTACAAGCTGTACAAACTCATTTATGACAGGTTTTTGGCGTCGCAGATGGAAAGTAGCATATATGATGTTCTTTCAGCCGAGCTTGAAGTGGAAGGCTATGTTTTCAGGCTCACAGGGTCAAAGCTCAAGTTTGCAGGGTTTATGGAAGTTTATGTCGAAGGTAAAGATACAGAGGATGAGGAAGAGGAGAGTCAACTTCCGGAAATTAGCGAGGGAGAAGTTTTAAAACCTATTAAACTTGAGAGCAAACAGCATTTTACTCAACCGCCTTCTCGCTATACAGAAGCTACATTGATAAAGGCTTTAGAAGAAAAGGGCATAGGAAGACCGAGCACGTACGCTCCGACTATTCAGACAATTCTGGAAAGGGGATATGTTGTCAAAGAAGATAGGTTTTTAAAACCAACAGAGCTTGGCAAACTTGTAACAAATATACTCAAAGAATATTTCAAAGACATAATAGACATTGAATTTACTGCAGAGCTGGAGAGCAATCTTGATAAAATTGAGGAAGGAAAACTTGAGTGGACAGATGTTGTAAGAAAATACTACCAGCCGCTTGAAAAGGAGCTTGAAATAGCACGAAATACTATGAACAAAGTCAAAGTAGAGGATGAAGAGACAGATATTGTATGTGAAAACTGTGGAAGAAAAATGGTGATAAAAAAAGGCAGGTACGGGAAGTTTTTGGCGTGTCCAGGATATCCTGAATGCAAAAACACAAAACCTTATTATCATTGCCTTGAAGTGTTGTGTCCGAAATGTAGAAAAAGGATAATAGAGAGGAAGTCTAAAAAGGGTAAAAAATATTATACATGCGAAGAATATCCTGCTTGTGACCTCATTTTATGGGAGAAACCTGTTAAAAACTGTCCAAAGTGTGGTAGCTTAATGTATGAAAAAGGTAGAAAGGGTAATAAAAAACTTGTGTGTTCAAATGAAAACTGCTTGCATGAAGAAAAAATAGGAGAAAAAGGTGAGTAA
- the dprA gene encoding DNA-processing protein DprA translates to MNREDLIYSLWLYSIKGIGPKKFRQIKNKYRSLKEAYLNRKDLEVEGIFGHLKDEIKNSDTRKAEKILEFCERNSINIILEDDKLYPDEFKIFDHAPVMLFVKGDAKLLKFPYKISMVGTREPTYYGKRVAKELASLIASLGIVVVSGMARGIDSFCHAGALENGKTIAVLGCGVDIVYPKENLKLYRQIIENGCVVSEFLPGTLPEKMNFPQRNRIVAMFSPCLVVIEASTKSGTFSTVDFALDQGKEVFAVPGNIFSQKSSGTNRLIKEGARIICSYEDFLDDIKEIYSLKPAQLNFADRDDEEELTEDEKIVIKLLNENGDMHVENLIMLTGWDAGKVASLITSLEIKSKIIRTRGNMISKL, encoded by the coding sequence ATGAACAGGGAAGATCTAATTTATTCTTTATGGCTTTACAGCATAAAAGGGATAGGGCCTAAAAAGTTCAGACAAATAAAAAATAAATACAGAAGTCTAAAAGAGGCATACTTGAACAGAAAAGATTTAGAAGTAGAAGGTATTTTTGGACATCTTAAAGATGAGATAAAAAATTCTGATACAAGAAAAGCTGAAAAAATTCTTGAATTTTGTGAGAGAAATAGTATAAATATAATACTTGAAGACGATAAGCTGTATCCTGACGAATTCAAAATTTTTGACCATGCACCAGTTATGCTATTTGTAAAAGGAGATGCGAAGCTTCTTAAATTTCCATATAAAATATCAATGGTGGGTACACGAGAACCTACTTATTATGGCAAAAGAGTTGCAAAAGAACTGGCAAGTTTGATAGCTTCCCTGGGAATTGTGGTTGTTAGCGGAATGGCAAGGGGGATTGACAGTTTTTGTCATGCAGGTGCACTTGAAAATGGTAAAACCATAGCAGTTTTGGGCTGTGGAGTTGATATTGTATATCCAAAAGAGAACTTGAAACTCTACCGTCAGATTATAGAAAATGGATGTGTTGTGTCTGAGTTTTTGCCAGGTACCTTGCCTGAGAAAATGAACTTTCCACAGCGAAACAGGATTGTTGCGATGTTTTCACCATGTTTGGTTGTTATTGAAGCATCCACTAAGAGCGGAACTTTTTCGACAGTTGATTTTGCTTTAGATCAGGGGAAAGAGGTGTTTGCAGTACCTGGTAACATCTTTTCGCAAAAGAGTAGCGGCACAAACAGGCTCATAAAAGAAGGTGCAAGGATTATATGTTCATATGAAGATTTTCTTGATGATATTAAGGAGATTTATTCTCTAAAACCTGCTCAGCTAAATTTTGCTGACAGAGATGATGAAGAGGAGCTTACAGAGGATGAGAAAATAGTAATAAAGCTTTTAAACGAAAATGGAGATATGCATGTAGAAAATTTAATTATGCTAACAGGATGGGATGCTGGTAAAGTTGCAAGTTTAATTACTTCACTTGAGATAAAATCAAAGATTATAAGAACACGAGGTAATATGATTTCTAAGCTTTAA
- a CDS encoding RtcB family protein, with protein sequence MKKIREGVYTNDYAIFFMTEEILKDLDEGVLQQAKNAAQIPNVEFLGYTPDAHIGKGTSIGTIIVWDMSKAWISPTIVGVDIGCGMRLILTDKFADDIDKVLLKKIMDEVEDLIPTGVGKKNKRIVLSRAKYEEYLQNTEIDKDISDKIVLIYDFDLDTIPDEAYEIGKEQFATLGGGNHFIEFQKLYVLDKDIAQKWGLFDGQFVVMIHSGSRRFGAVIGDYYQKKFKDVMKSKGITTPDPQLTFLPIDNKVAKDYIKAMQSAAIYAKINRHYMSNFIISVLEKHSIDAWVLYDVAHNIAYMERFANREKLVIRKGATRALPPDHYLIPNLKFVDTGHPVILPGSMGSSSYLMRGIQDNIISYHTVNHGAGRVLSRTKAKKTISIEEFSKALRQGQDGEILINTRNLKDFLDESPQSYKDIEVVINSVITSRLALPVAKMEPLGVIKGKD encoded by the coding sequence ATGAAAAAGATAAGAGAAGGTGTTTACACAAACGACTATGCAATTTTTTTCATGACAGAAGAGATTTTAAAAGACCTTGACGAAGGAGTACTGCAGCAGGCAAAAAATGCAGCCCAGATTCCAAATGTAGAGTTTTTGGGATACACACCAGATGCGCACATAGGTAAAGGTACTTCAATTGGTACAATAATTGTATGGGATATGTCAAAGGCATGGATTTCACCAACAATTGTTGGTGTTGACATAGGCTGTGGTATGAGGTTGATACTAACAGACAAGTTTGCAGATGATATAGATAAAGTACTTTTAAAGAAAATAATGGATGAGGTAGAAGACTTGATTCCAACAGGTGTTGGGAAGAAGAACAAAAGGATAGTACTTTCCAGGGCAAAATATGAAGAATATCTTCAAAATACTGAGATTGATAAAGATATTTCTGACAAGATTGTGCTAATTTATGATTTTGACCTTGATACAATACCGGATGAGGCTTATGAGATTGGCAAAGAGCAGTTTGCAACCCTTGGTGGAGGAAATCACTTTATAGAGTTTCAAAAACTTTATGTGCTGGACAAGGATATAGCGCAGAAATGGGGACTTTTCGATGGGCAGTTTGTAGTGATGATACATTCTGGTTCGCGAAGATTTGGAGCGGTCATTGGCGATTATTATCAGAAGAAATTTAAAGATGTAATGAAATCAAAGGGTATCACCACACCAGATCCACAGCTTACCTTTTTGCCAATTGACAACAAGGTTGCAAAAGATTATATTAAAGCTATGCAGTCAGCAGCTATATATGCAAAGATAAATAGACACTATATGAGCAATTTCATAATATCAGTCTTAGAAAAACACTCAATTGACGCTTGGGTTTTGTACGATGTTGCACATAACATTGCATACATGGAGAGATTTGCAAACAGAGAAAAACTTGTAATAAGAAAAGGAGCAACAAGAGCACTTCCGCCAGATCATTATTTGATTCCAAATCTCAAATTTGTTGATACAGGGCATCCTGTAATTCTGCCAGGTAGCATGGGTTCAAGTTCATACCTGATGAGAGGTATACAGGACAATATAATAAGCTATCATACTGTAAACCACGGTGCAGGCAGAGTTTTGTCGAGAACTAAGGCAAAGAAGACAATCTCCATAGAAGAATTTTCAAAGGCATTGAGACAGGGTCAGGATGGAGAGATACTTATAAACACCAGAAACCTCAAAGACTTTTTGGACGAAAGTCCACAGAGTTATAAAGATATTGAAGTTGTAATAAATTCGGTTATTACATCGCGGCTTGCTCTTCCTGTTGCTAAAATGGAACCGCTCGGGGTTATTAAGGGAAAGGACTAA
- a CDS encoding radical SAM protein, which translates to MELPKKIIGEAVLKQVIRYLANNPEENIGKILDLTEKIVRRDRDKWYIQNAKKYLLDPNSSWHHYAMRIIKETNPKVRERILINFFLNAGFIGVPKQLELIKKYDINIPYAVLIDPTAACNLHCKGCWAGEYYKAAKLDYEVLDRVVKEAQQLGIYFIIFSGGEPLLRKDDILKLCEKYEDTVFLSFTNATLIDDDFIEKVAKVGNLAFAISIDGFEKSTDERRGQGVFKKVVTAMEKLKEAGVVFGFSTTYHRYNVEEVSSDEYIDFLIEKGAKFGWYFTYVPVGKDADISFMATPEQRAYMYKRIEEIRWSKPIFVLDFWNDGEPAGGCIAGGRRYLHINANGDVEPCAFIHFSNVNIKECSLLDALKSPLFMAYRRNIPFNENHLRPCPMIDNPLKLKKIVEESGARPTQIGGETETAEELANKLIEYSEAWGRVADKLWEQRKQGIPQNKVDLSVIQEVKS; encoded by the coding sequence ATGGAACTTCCAAAGAAGATAATAGGTGAAGCTGTTCTAAAGCAGGTAATTAGATATCTTGCAAACAATCCTGAGGAGAACATAGGCAAGATTTTAGATCTGACAGAAAAGATAGTAAGACGTGATAGAGATAAATGGTATATCCAAAATGCCAAAAAGTATCTTCTCGACCCTAACAGTTCATGGCATCACTATGCAATGAGGATTATTAAGGAGACAAATCCAAAAGTTCGTGAGAGAATTCTTATTAATTTCTTTTTGAATGCTGGTTTTATTGGAGTTCCCAAACAACTTGAGCTTATCAAGAAGTATGATATAAACATTCCTTATGCAGTATTAATAGACCCCACAGCTGCTTGTAACCTGCATTGCAAAGGATGCTGGGCAGGAGAGTACTACAAGGCTGCAAAACTTGACTATGAAGTTCTTGACAGAGTTGTAAAAGAGGCTCAGCAACTTGGAATTTACTTTATAATCTTCTCAGGTGGAGAGCCACTTCTGAGAAAAGATGATATTCTAAAACTCTGTGAAAAATATGAGGATACAGTATTTTTGTCATTTACAAATGCTACTTTGATTGATGATGATTTTATTGAAAAGGTTGCAAAAGTGGGCAACTTGGCATTTGCAATTAGCATAGATGGATTTGAAAAATCAACAGATGAAAGACGGGGCCAAGGTGTATTCAAGAAGGTTGTAACTGCAATGGAAAAGCTCAAAGAAGCAGGCGTTGTGTTTGGATTTTCAACCACATATCACAGATATAACGTTGAAGAGGTATCTTCTGATGAATATATAGATTTTTTGATAGAAAAAGGAGCAAAGTTTGGATGGTACTTTACTTATGTCCCTGTTGGAAAAGATGCAGATATCTCTTTCATGGCAACGCCAGAGCAAAGAGCTTACATGTACAAGAGAATAGAAGAAATAAGATGGTCAAAACCGATATTTGTGCTTGATTTCTGGAACGATGGAGAACCTGCTGGTGGGTGCATTGCAGGCGGAAGAAGATATCTTCATATCAATGCAAACGGTGATGTTGAACCTTGCGCATTTATCCATTTTTCAAATGTCAATATAAAAGAATGTTCGCTTTTGGATGCTTTAAAATCTCCACTGTTTATGGCATACAGGAGGAATATTCCATTTAATGAGAACCATCTGCGACCATGTCCTATGATAGACAATCCGCTCAAGCTCAAAAAGATTGTTGAAGAATCTGGTGCACGTCCAACTCAGATTGGTGGTGAGACAGAAACAGCTGAAGAACTTGCAAACAAACTTATCGAATATTCAGAAGCTTGGGGCAGGGTTGCAGATAAGCTCTGGGAGCAGAGAAAACAGGGTATTCCTCAGAACAAGGTTGACTTGTCTGTGATTCAAGAGGTCAAGAGTTAA
- a CDS encoding ArsR/SmtB family transcription factor, producing MTRLNEILYALSDTTRLRILNILAHREQNVSSLVHLIQESQPKVSRHLAYLKNVGLIEARNHAQKRIYSIKEDVFEKYPFLKALIQDLAKVDIFANDLRLLSSLS from the coding sequence ATGACAAGGCTGAATGAAATACTATATGCACTTTCTGACACAACAAGGCTCAGAATTTTAAATATATTGGCCCACCGCGAACAAAATGTAAGTAGTCTTGTTCACTTGATTCAGGAAAGTCAGCCAAAAGTGTCTCGCCACCTTGCTTATCTTAAAAATGTTGGACTTATAGAAGCCAGAAACCATGCGCAAAAAAGAATTTATTCAATAAAAGAGGATGTGTTTGAAAAATACCCATTCTTAAAAGCTCTCATTCAAGACCTTGCAAAGGTAGATATATTTGCGAATGATTTGAGACTTTTGTCCTCTCTCAGTTAA
- a CDS encoding Fur family transcriptional regulator, whose product MKCQDIKLILNSHNIKATRQRVEIYKVLQKAQQCLSADEILQTLEAQNLKIDLATIYRNLELFVQNGIAVKSTINRKHFFEIKKSSHHHYFVCIKCHEKAEIVDCKINLIEKELNKMNFKILNHNLEVYGICDKCCGREE is encoded by the coding sequence ATGAAGTGTCAAGATATAAAGTTAATTCTAAACTCACACAATATAAAAGCCACGCGGCAGAGGGTTGAAATATATAAGGTTTTGCAAAAGGCACAGCAGTGTTTATCTGCTGATGAGATACTGCAAACTCTTGAAGCACAAAACCTGAAAATTGACCTTGCAACGATTTACAGAAACCTTGAACTTTTTGTTCAAAATGGTATAGCAGTAAAATCTACTATCAATAGAAAGCATTTTTTCGAAATAAAGAAAAGTAGCCATCATCACTATTTTGTATGTATAAAGTGCCATGAAAAAGCCGAAATTGTAGACTGTAAAATAAATCTAATTGAAAAGGAACTAAACAAAATGAACTTTAAAATTCTGAATCACAATTTGGAAGTGTATGGGATATGCGATAAATGTTGTGGGAGGGAAGAATAA